The segment CCGAGCTTCTCCTGGGTCTGCTGGTCGTCCGCATTGGCCGGAACCATCACCGCGGTGATCGTCTCGGCGCCGTACTGATCGCAGCCGGCCAGATCCCGGCGCCGGTTACGCAGCCGGGTCGCCCACGGATCGACCAGGAGCACCACCAGCTGGCCGGCCGCCGGGGCGGTCTTCAGCCACTTGAGCAGGCTGGGCAGATCCGTCACCACGGCCCGGAACTGCCGCTCCTCGGCGATGGCCCGGGCGTACTCGGCGATCGGCCGGTCCAGGGCCGGCCGGTAGGGCGCCCAATCCTCGGCCCGCCGGCCGTAGAACTCGGTGTGGCGGCCCTGCAGTTCGGGCCCGGACAGATCGGCGCGGGTGGGCGCCGCCACCACGAATCGCACCTGATCCGCGGCCAGTTCCACCACATTGTTCGACGGCGGATGGTGGAAGGCGCTCGGAAATTGATCGAAATTCACGTTGTCGGGAGGCGCCGGGATGGATTGCCGGCTGGACCTGACGATGTGCTCGGCGAGCTCGGTGACGAATTGCAGATAGTCGTCGTGGTGGCGCTGCAACCGGATCAATTGCCGCAGGCCGGCCCGGTGATAGGCCTCCGGCGTGGTGCTGTTCTGATATTGCACGGCGGCGACCACCGGATGCACTTCCTCCGGGGGCAGCCAGAGCAGCGGGAGCAGCGCGGGCGGGACCTGCTGACCGCTCTCCTCCAGCATCTTCAAGCGGCTGGCGAAGACGCCCCACTCCCGGCCGCACGGTTCGCTGAGCTGGTAGCGGGGCGAGACAAGGGCGACAAAAGTGCGGCAATCGGCCAGCGCATGCATCAATTCCCGGGACCAGGTGACCCCGATCGGCATGCTCTGCACGTCCAGGAAGCCGACGTCGGTGTCGGCCGGCAGGCCCGCGTAGGCCCGCACCTCCACCGAGAGATCCCGGAAGAAGTGCTGGATCACTTCGTCGTCGTCGCTGCGGGCATAACTGAGGAAGAAGTAGTAGTCATGGTTGTCCCGCAAGCAACCCTCCTGCCCGACGGCGACCGTGGGTGGCAAACCGCGCCGGCGGATTCCCACTCAGGTCGAGCATGCCGTCAGTATATTCGCCGGGCCGGACTGCGATACATCCCTGTCAATACCTACGATCCGGCATCAAATTAAGATCGTCGGTTCTTGATCAACCAGTCCACCGCGAATCCCACGACCTCCGGCAGTGGCAGCAATCGTGCGGTCGCCGCCCCTACCGGGCCGACCGCGACCGCCCCGGGTCGCTGTTCGAAGTCGGCGCCGAGCTCGTCGAAGCCGTCGATGCTCAACTGGACGCCGACGTACCGGACCCAGCGCCGGCCGCTCGGCGTGCTCATCACGCAGGCGTTGTCCCGGGGTGTGCGCCAGGGCAGCCGGTACTCGGCCAGATGCAGGGCGGTGCACCGGTCGTACCCCACGCCCAGGAGCAGCACGTACGCCCCGGCCGCCTCCAGCGCGGCCAGCGGCGACTCCTCGCCGAGCTCACAGTCGAGATCGTGGCGCGCGGTCAAGGACTCGGCGCGGGCGCCCACCGCGGCGAACGAGGTCTGCGGATGCGGGCTGCGGGCTGCGCCCGGCCACGTCCGTACGGTCTCCGCGATCAGGCCGAGCGACCGGCAGGAGCTGGTCGCCGGGTCGTAGGGCGGCAGGCTGCGGCGGATCGCCGGCCACCACTCGGCCGGGATGGCCGGATCGGCCCATCGCGACGGATCACGATTCTCCGGCGTGAAGGCCGGGACGACGAGGGTCCCGCCGGCGCCGAGAACGTCCAACAGAGACAACACGACGGTACGCGCGCCGCCGCACACCCAGCCGAGCGATCGAAGCGACGAGTGCAGCAGAACGGTCTGTCCGGGACGCAGTCCGAGGCTGCGGAACTGCCGGACCAGGGAGGCACGCGTCTGTAGGCCCGTCACCATGAGGTCACACGATGTCACGCTCATCCGGCGGGCGCCATGAGGTCCGGTACCCATGGAAACGGCCGCCCCACGGGCGGCCGTTTCGTCATGTGGTGCGGATCAGTTGTCGTCGGGGGAGTTGACCGCGTAGGTCGTGCCCGCCGCCGTGCCCGGAACCACCGTGCCGTACTCGTCGGACCCGGCGTCGACCCGGACCGAGGCGGTGAAGTCGAAGACTGTGCCGGCCGAGTGGAACCAGAACTTGGCGGTGCGCTTCTCGCCGGGCGCCAGCGGCGCCTCGACGCAGACGATGTCGTCGATGTGCTTGATCGTCTGCACGCAGTCCTTCCACGCCATGAAGGACGGGTCGCCGCTGCTCGCCGGGAAGGTGACCAGCGGGAACTGCTGCGTCTCGGTGCTCAGGTTGGTGACGGTGACCTTCGTCGACCCGTGCCGGATCCCGTAGCGGTCGCGCTCGCCGTAGGTCAGCGGGGTCGCCTTGATCGAGAAGGTGCCGGTGACCGCCTCGGACGAGACCTTCCAGGTCACGGTGCTGGCGGTGCCGGCCACTGGCGTACCGCTGCTGTCCGAGGCCTGCTCCAGGCGGGCCTCGCCGGTGCCGGACGGGCGGGCCGCGTTGCTCTGCCAGGGCAGGGCGAGTTCGTACGATGCGCCGGCGGCCAGCGGCTCGGTGATGCAGGTGGTCTGGGTCGAGTTGCCCGAGAGGTACCGGCAGTTCACGTCGTGCAGCAGGACGTCCCGGTCGTTGCGCGGGAAGGTCAGCTTGGGGAACTCGATGGTCGTGGTACCGGTGTTGGTGAGGGTGATGGTGTTGCTGCCGTTGCGGGTGCCGTTCAGGTCGGGCTGCCCGTAACGCAGGTCGGTCGCGATGCCGGAGAGAGCGTCTGCCGGCGCGGCGGCCGCGCCGGCTGCCGGAGCGGCTGCCAGCATGACGCCGGCTACGAGGGTGGCGGCGGTGAGGCCGCGGCGAATCCTGGTGCGCAAAGGTCTTCCCCCATGTTCTTTCGTGGATGGTCTGTCCACCGAGGAGAATCCAAAGGCATCGAAGATCACTTGTGCAACCCGATAGTTGTCGGCACTAAATCGGGAGGCAGGGGCGGTCCGGGCGGGGGTCGAATCCGCGCTTACCGGCCGCAACCGGAATCGGCGTATCCCGAAAACCGGCCAGCTCAAGCATTGGGGCGACCCGGCAGGACAGCGGCCCGTACAGTGACCGGCATGCGTACGTCACGCGTCGCGCCGATAGCCGCCGTCCTCATGCTATCGCTCATTTCCGCCGCGCCGGCTCAGGCCGCTTCGGCCGCGGACACCGCGCCGCCACAACTTCACTCGATCACTTTCACGACGTCGGCGGTGGCCGTTTCGGGCATCCAGACGAAGTTCGTGGGAGTGCGGGTCCGGTTGACTGACGAGACCGGGGTCGAGCCCCGCGAATACCTGGCGAGCCAGGAACTGGCATCGCCCTGGCTCAAATTCAACGCCGCGCCGAACAGCTTTGTCCTGCTGCGGCTTGCGGAAGGCACCGAGCAGGACGGGATTTGGACCGGTTCCATCCCGGTCACCTCCGCCTGGAGCGGAAAGATCGAGCCCATCGGCATCTACGCCGTGGACCGGACCTTTACCAACGAGCTGGAGGGCGATCCGCGGACGCTCGTCGACACGCCCAGCGTGCAGGTGACGAGTTCCAACCGCCCGGCGCTCGACATGACCTTCTCCCCGGAGCCGCTGCCGAAGGGGAAGTCGGTCACCCAGAAGATCCGGGTGGTGAACACCACCACCGGCAAGCCGTGGCCCAACCTGCTGATCAAACTCAGCTTCGACAACGGTTGCGTGGAGCCGGGCGCTGAGCAGTCGGTGCGGACACGCGCTGACGGGACGTATCAGCGGACCCTCAGTGCCGATCGGGCCCAGTGGCTGCAATGCGCCTGGATTCCGGGGGTCAATCAGCCCACGATGCCGTACCCGATGACGATCATCGCGTCCGACGGCGGTCACGTCCGCACCGAGCGCTACAAGGTCAGCGTGGTTCCGGCTGCCAAGACGGCCAAGGCCGGCACGACCGTCGCCATCAACGGCAGTGTCAGTCCCGTGGAGAAGGGCAAGGTCCTTCAGCTGCACCGGCTGTACCCGGACAAGACCTGGCGCAAGGTGAGCACCACCAAGCTGCGCGACAGTGGGCGCTACACGCTCGCCGCGACCCCGCCGGGTAAGGCCACCTACTCGTACCGGGTGTACGTGCCGGGTGACAACCGGGCGGTGGGCACCATTTCCGCGACCTTCACGATCCGCGGCACCTGACCGACGGTCACCGAACGCCACCTGGGTCTCCGATGCGGAGGCCCGGGTGGCGTCGTCATTTCCGGGTACCGTACAAAAGCGAACAATGGATGGCCGGAAAACGGCTGATCTTACGAAGACCAATGCGTTTCCGTTACCTTCCCGAGAATTGATCGTCATCCGGCTTACCTACGCTCCGGCGGATCAACTTCGTTCGGAGGACCTACCTCGATGCGTCCATACATACGCAGCGTGGGTTCGGCCGCGCGGTCCCGCTCAGCACTGACGACCCGTCCCGGGTTGCGTGCACTGGGCGCCACCGCCGTAGCCACCGCGCTCGGTCTCACTCTCGCCGGTCCGGCCGTAGCGGCAGCGGACAGCCCGTTCATCAGCGAACTGCACTATGACAACACCGGCGCCGACAGCGGCGAGTCCGTCGAGGTCGAGGCGCCGGTCGGGTTCGACCTGACCGGCTGGCAGCTCGTCTACTACAACGGGTCCAACGGGCAGAGCTACGGAACCTCCACGCTCAATGGCGTGGTGCCGGCCGCCGGTGTGGTCGTCCAGTCCTACTCCGGCATCCAGAACGGCGCCCCCGACGGGGTCGCGCTGGTGAAGCCGGACGGCACGGTGGCGGAGTTCCTCACGTACGAGGGTACGTTCGCCGCGACCAACGGCCCGGCGGCGGGCACCACGGGTGTCGACATCGGAGTCTCCGAGTCCGAGGCGACGCCGGCCGGTCACTCGCTGCAGAAGATCGGCAGCGCCTGGCAGGCGGCCGCGGCGAGCAGCTTCGGCGCCGTGAACACCAAGGTTGAGGAGCCGGAGGAGCCCGAGGAGCCGGGCACCGGCTGCACCACTGACGTGACCCACACGATCGCGCAGGTGCAGGGCACCGGCGCGGCCACCGGCCTGGCCGGTTCCACGGTCACCGTCGAGGGTGTCGTCACCGCCGACCACCGGACCGGCGGCTACAACGGCGTCTACATCCAGACGGCCGGCAGCGGCGCGGACCGTCCGGTCGCCGCGGGCACCGCGTCCGACGGCATCTTCGTCTACCTGACCTCGACCGCTGCCAACCACCCGACGGTCGCTCTCGGCGACCTGGTCCGGGTGACCGGTACGGTCAGCGAGTACAACGCGCTCACCCAGATCACCATCGGCGCCAAGGCCGACGTGCAGGTCTGCGCGACCGGCACCGCTCTGCCCAACCCGGTTCCGCTCGCCCTGCCGCTCGACGACGCGGCACGTGAGTCAGCCGAGGGCATGCTGGTCGCTCCGGTCGGCGCCTACTCGGTGTCGGACGTCTACAACACCAACCGGTACGGCGAGATCATCCTGGCCGCCGGTGACACCCCGGCCCGGATCCCGACCGATGTCGCCCGGCCCGGCACGGACGCCGCGAACCAGGTGAAGGCCGCCAACAAGGCCGGCCGCATCCTGATCGACGACGCCCGGACCACCAACCTCGCCACGGCGAACCTGGCCCCGCCGTACCTGACCAAGGACGACCCGGTCCGGGTGGGCGACGTGGTGGAGACGTTCGGCCCGAGCGTGCTGAGCTTCGGCTTCAGCGAGTGGCGTCTGCAGCCGGTTTCCCCGACCGCGCAGCTGAGCACCTTCAAGGACAGCAACCCGCGTACGGCAGCGCCTGACAACGTCGGCGGCGACATCCGCGTCGCCAGCTTCAACGTGCTGAACTACTTCGTCCACTTCGGTGGCGAGGCGCGTGGCGCGACCGACGAGGCGGCGAAGGAGAAGCAGGAAGCGAAGATCGTCTCGGCGATCACCGCCCTGGACGCCGACGTGATCGCGCTCATGGAGATCGAGAACTCGGTCCGCTTCGAGGACAACGACCCGCAACTGGCGCTGAAGACGCTGGTGGGCGAGCTCAACGCGGTCGACGGTGCGGGCACCTGGGACTACGTCCGGTCGCCGGCCGAGCTGCCGGGCGCGACCGAGCAGGACTACATCACCAGCGCGATCATCTTCAAGCCGGCCGCGGTGACGCCGAAGGGCGCGTCGAAGTCGGTGAACGACGAGACGGTCTGGGGCAACGCCCGCGAGCCGATCGCGCAGATCTTCACCGCCGGTGCGACGGACTTCGCGGTGGTTGCCAACCACTTCAAGTCGAAGAGCACCTCGGTGACCCCGACCGGTGACAACGTGGACACCGGGGACGGGCAGGGCGCCTACAACGGCGACCGGGTCCGCCAGGCGAACGCGCTGGCCGGCTTCGTCGCGGGCCTCGGCACCGACGAGGTGATCCTGCTGGGCGACTTCAACTCGTACTCCCAGGAGGACCCGCTGCAGGTGCTGTACGGCAAGGGCTTCAGCAACCTGCACAAGCCGGGCCAGTACTCGTACGTCTTCGGCGGCGAGACCGGTTCGCTGGACCACGCGCTGGCGACTCCGGCGCTGGCCGAGCGGGTCACCGGCGTCGACATCTGGAACATCAACTCGGTCGAGTCGTTCGCCTACCAGTACGACGGTTACGGGCCGTTCTACTCCGACAACGCGTACCGGTCCAGCGACCACGATCCCGTCGTGGTCGGGCTGAAGACCGGCGCTGCCGGCCCGGTCGACCTGCAGCTGCTCAGCATCAACGACTTCCACGGCCGGCTCGAGTCGCCGACCACCGGCAACGGCGGCGCCGCCCAGCTCGTCGGCATGGTCGACCAGCTGCGGGCCGCCAACCCGAACACCGCCTGGATCTCGGCCGGTGACAACATCGGCGCGTCGACGTTCATCTCCGCGATCGACAACGACAACCCGACGATCGACGTGCTGAACGCGGGTGACCTGGCCGTCTCCGCGGTCGGCAACCACGAGTTCGACAAGGGCCTCGCCGACCTGCTGGGCCGGGTCGAGACCCGGGCGGACTTCCCGTACCTGGCCGCCAACGTCTACAAGAACGGCGAACGGGTGCTGCCCGGCTACGACGTGCAGACCCTGGGCGGCGTCAAGGTCGGCTACATCGGTGTGGTGACCGAGCAGACCGCTTCGCTGGTCAGCCCGGACGGCATCGCCGGTGTCGAGTTCCGCGACCCGATCGCCGAGACCAACACCCTCGCGGCGCAGCTCTCCGACGGCAACGAGGCCAACGGTGAGGCCGACGTGCTGGTGCTGCTCGCCCACGAGGGCGCGGCGACCGAGAACATCACCTCCGCGGCGGCGCTGGCGGCCGACCCGGTGTTCGGCGACTTCACCCGGGTGAGCGCCGAGATCGACGCCATCTTCAGCGGTCACACCCACCAGCCGTACGCCTTCCAGGTCCCGGTCCCCGGAACCGACAAGACCCGTCCGGTGATCCAGGCCGGCGACTACGGCCTGAAGCTGGGCAAGTCGGTGCTGACCTACGACCCGGCCACCAAGTCGGTGACCGGCTCGACCGCCGAGCTGCTCAACGTCACCGGCTACCCGTCGAACCAGGCGGTCGCCGACATCGTGGCGAAGGCGAAGGTGACCGCGACCGAGCTCGGCAAGGCGGAGCTCGGCAAGATCACCGGCGACATCAAGCGGGCCTACACCGCGGCCGGCGCTGAGGACCGTGGTTCGGAGTCGGTGCTCGGCAACTTCATCGCTGACGTTCAGCTCGACCAGACCGCCGACGCGGGTCGTGGTGGCGCACAGATCGCCTTCATGAACCCGGGTGGCCTGCGTGCCGACCTGACCTACGCCCCGGACGGTGTGGTCACCTACTCGGAGGCCTTCGCCGTCCAGCCGTTCTCGAACGACGTGGTGACCCAGACCCTCAAGGGCAGCCAGATCAAGCAGGTGCTGGAGGAGCAGTGGCAGCCGGACGGGGCCTCCCGGCCGGTGCTGCACCTGGGCTCGTCGAAGGGCCTGACCTACTCCTACGACGCGAGCAAGCCGCGCGGCTCGAAGATCATCGCGTCGTCGCTCAAGCTGAACGGGGTCACCATGGACCCGGACGGCTCGTACCGGGTCACGTCGAACTCGTTCCTCGCCTCCGGCGGTGACAACTTCGCCACCCTGGGCAAGGGCACGAACAAGGTGACGACCGGCGACAACGACCTCACCATGCTGGTCAACTACTTCGCCGAGCACTCGCCGGTCACCGCGGACGCCACGCCGCGCAGCACCCCCGGTGTCGAGGACACCACCGCGCCGACCGGCACCTACACCCTCAACACGGCGGCACTCTGGCCGGGCCAGTCGGTGACGCTCACCCAGAAGGCCGTCGCTGAGGACACCACCACCCGGGTGATCAACTGGGGCGACGGCAGCGCGCCGCAGACCCTGGCGGCCGGCGCGACCACGGCGACGCACGCCTACGCCGCGGCCGGCAGCTACCAGGTCGCGGTGACCCTGACCGACGCGGCGGGCAACAGCGGCGCCGCGACGTTCGAGGGCGCGTCGACCGTGGTGGTGGCGGCTCAGGCCGGCAAGTTCACCCTCAACCCGAAGGTGATCTGGGAGACCGAGTCGACCGATATCACCGTCACCGGGCTGACCGGCGCCACCGAGCTCAAGGTCAACTGGGGTGACGGGGTCACGACGACCTCGCCGGCGAACAGCGCAGCGGTGTCGCACGCGTACGCCAAGCCCGGCTTCTTCCAGGTCAAGGTCACCCCGGTGAACCCGGCCGGGGCCGGCAAGACCGTCACGGTGGGCGTGGTCACCGTGCTGATGGACCTCTTCGGTCCGGACGTGCGCCTGACCGAGCCGAAGCAGGAGAACCTGGCGTCCTCCTGGCGGACCGTGACCGGTACGTCCTACGACCTCGGCGCCGGCGTCGCCACCGTCGAGGCGCAGGTGATCCAGGAGCGGTCCGGTAAGTGGTACTACTTCGCCGGCGGCAAGTGGGCGAAGGCCACCTCGGAGCGGGACGCCAAGGCCAAGGCCGGGGTGTTCTCGGTGGCTCCGGACGCGAAGGGCGCGTGGGCCTTCGGGCTCCCCGGTGTCGAGAAGGGCACCCTGAAGATCAGCTACCGGGCTGAGGACAAGGCGGGTAACACCTCCCTGACCAAGCTCTACACGACGAAGATCGTCAAGTAGGCCCGACCCGAACAGTGAAGGCCCCCGCCGTCTCGGCGGGGGCC is part of the Actinoplanes sp. NBC_00393 genome and harbors:
- a CDS encoding aminoglycoside N(3)-acetyltransferase produces the protein MVTGLQTRASLVRQFRSLGLRPGQTVLLHSSLRSLGWVCGGARTVVLSLLDVLGAGGTLVVPAFTPENRDPSRWADPAIPAEWWPAIRRSLPPYDPATSSCRSLGLIAETVRTWPGAARSPHPQTSFAAVGARAESLTARHDLDCELGEESPLAALEAAGAYVLLLGVGYDRCTALHLAEYRLPWRTPRDNACVMSTPSGRRWVRYVGVQLSIDGFDELGADFEQRPGAVAVGPVGAATARLLPLPEVVGFAVDWLIKNRRS
- a CDS encoding TIR-like protein FxsC, producing the protein MRDNHDYYFFLSYARSDDDEVIQHFFRDLSVEVRAYAGLPADTDVGFLDVQSMPIGVTWSRELMHALADCRTFVALVSPRYQLSEPCGREWGVFASRLKMLEESGQQVPPALLPLLWLPPEEVHPVVAAVQYQNSTTPEAYHRAGLRQLIRLQRHHDDYLQFVTELAEHIVRSSRQSIPAPPDNVNFDQFPSAFHHPPSNNVVELAADQVRFVVAAPTRADLSGPELQGRHTEFYGRRAEDWAPYRPALDRPIAEYARAIAEERQFRAVVTDLPSLLKWLKTAPAAGQLVVLLVDPWATRLRNRRRDLAGCDQYGAETITAVMVPANADDQQTQEKLGELTDALRNIFTNRLAGGEDLTFRTSIVAHESFGADLRVVLERSRNSSFRTAPVRRRPPGETRPRPILRGP
- a CDS encoding ExeM/NucH family extracellular endonuclease, with protein sequence MRPYIRSVGSAARSRSALTTRPGLRALGATAVATALGLTLAGPAVAAADSPFISELHYDNTGADSGESVEVEAPVGFDLTGWQLVYYNGSNGQSYGTSTLNGVVPAAGVVVQSYSGIQNGAPDGVALVKPDGTVAEFLTYEGTFAATNGPAAGTTGVDIGVSESEATPAGHSLQKIGSAWQAAAASSFGAVNTKVEEPEEPEEPGTGCTTDVTHTIAQVQGTGAATGLAGSTVTVEGVVTADHRTGGYNGVYIQTAGSGADRPVAAGTASDGIFVYLTSTAANHPTVALGDLVRVTGTVSEYNALTQITIGAKADVQVCATGTALPNPVPLALPLDDAARESAEGMLVAPVGAYSVSDVYNTNRYGEIILAAGDTPARIPTDVARPGTDAANQVKAANKAGRILIDDARTTNLATANLAPPYLTKDDPVRVGDVVETFGPSVLSFGFSEWRLQPVSPTAQLSTFKDSNPRTAAPDNVGGDIRVASFNVLNYFVHFGGEARGATDEAAKEKQEAKIVSAITALDADVIALMEIENSVRFEDNDPQLALKTLVGELNAVDGAGTWDYVRSPAELPGATEQDYITSAIIFKPAAVTPKGASKSVNDETVWGNAREPIAQIFTAGATDFAVVANHFKSKSTSVTPTGDNVDTGDGQGAYNGDRVRQANALAGFVAGLGTDEVILLGDFNSYSQEDPLQVLYGKGFSNLHKPGQYSYVFGGETGSLDHALATPALAERVTGVDIWNINSVESFAYQYDGYGPFYSDNAYRSSDHDPVVVGLKTGAAGPVDLQLLSINDFHGRLESPTTGNGGAAQLVGMVDQLRAANPNTAWISAGDNIGASTFISAIDNDNPTIDVLNAGDLAVSAVGNHEFDKGLADLLGRVETRADFPYLAANVYKNGERVLPGYDVQTLGGVKVGYIGVVTEQTASLVSPDGIAGVEFRDPIAETNTLAAQLSDGNEANGEADVLVLLAHEGAATENITSAAALAADPVFGDFTRVSAEIDAIFSGHTHQPYAFQVPVPGTDKTRPVIQAGDYGLKLGKSVLTYDPATKSVTGSTAELLNVTGYPSNQAVADIVAKAKVTATELGKAELGKITGDIKRAYTAAGAEDRGSESVLGNFIADVQLDQTADAGRGGAQIAFMNPGGLRADLTYAPDGVVTYSEAFAVQPFSNDVVTQTLKGSQIKQVLEEQWQPDGASRPVLHLGSSKGLTYSYDASKPRGSKIIASSLKLNGVTMDPDGSYRVTSNSFLASGGDNFATLGKGTNKVTTGDNDLTMLVNYFAEHSPVTADATPRSTPGVEDTTAPTGTYTLNTAALWPGQSVTLTQKAVAEDTTTRVINWGDGSAPQTLAAGATTATHAYAAAGSYQVAVTLTDAAGNSGAATFEGASTVVVAAQAGKFTLNPKVIWETESTDITVTGLTGATELKVNWGDGVTTTSPANSAAVSHAYAKPGFFQVKVTPVNPAGAGKTVTVGVVTVLMDLFGPDVRLTEPKQENLASSWRTVTGTSYDLGAGVATVEAQVIQERSGKWYYFAGGKWAKATSERDAKAKAGVFSVAPDAKGAWAFGLPGVEKGTLKISYRAEDKAGNTSLTKLYTTKIVK